The Vibrio tubiashii genome includes a window with the following:
- a CDS encoding methyl-accepting chemotaxis protein, with translation MRNLGFRRLLLISIIALVVFSVSISSYVAYVEQKETLVDLITSSNQGYVESEAEQIENKLNEKVAGLDKLGKQFENAPITGTEQDFINLTHLIAGGMNLNSSVVAFTNGDAYWNQTAKTWPNHKYNGDVTTRSWYQLGRQSSSAAMTEPYLSSDGDTYWVSIVRKTMSGMISVDMQLGFLNEIVKNANEIPGAVAMIINHDNTVLASSVKEVVAGEKAEKYPWLSDVAKRTVGVKEVVYDGFMGDKEKLFFSHQINIAGNSWYFVIGLEKSVVFADLAAARQSAIVTAAIATIISVVLSLLIMNVLYRPILILKETIVSLSQGDGDLTQRIEVKTNDDLGQISEGVNAFINNLQSMMLEIREVTDHLNENVDRMKDQSQRNSVILQNHVQETEQVVTAIEEMNSTAESMATDAANTAQLTHKASEASATSKNTVTLAQNNVQDLVDDVSTASENVNNMASETDGINTILGVIGDIAEQTNLLALNAAIEAARAGEQGRGFAVVADEVRNLASRTKTSTEEIEAALGSLLRGSQSVVDSMDSTKQKCAQTAEGAGEVAESLDVMTQFVTDINDLSTQIATAAEEQSSVTQELSRNMSAINDIVGELDSNGQQALEEAQNISDMNQKLTGIVGRFKLD, from the coding sequence ATGAGGAATTTAGGTTTTAGAAGACTCTTACTTATCTCCATCATTGCTTTGGTTGTTTTTTCGGTCTCTATTTCAAGCTATGTTGCTTACGTTGAACAGAAAGAAACGCTGGTCGATTTAATTACGAGTAGTAACCAAGGGTATGTGGAAAGTGAAGCCGAGCAGATAGAGAATAAACTGAATGAGAAGGTGGCGGGTTTAGATAAACTCGGTAAACAATTCGAAAATGCACCTATTACCGGTACTGAACAGGACTTTATCAATCTCACTCACCTTATCGCTGGTGGAATGAATTTGAACAGTTCCGTCGTCGCGTTTACCAATGGTGACGCATACTGGAACCAAACGGCAAAGACTTGGCCAAATCATAAATACAACGGCGACGTGACAACCAGAAGTTGGTATCAGCTCGGACGCCAAAGCAGTTCAGCAGCGATGACAGAGCCATATTTGAGTAGCGATGGCGATACCTACTGGGTTTCGATTGTGCGTAAGACCATGAGTGGTATGATTTCGGTCGATATGCAGCTCGGCTTCCTAAACGAAATTGTAAAAAACGCCAATGAGATCCCCGGTGCCGTTGCCATGATCATTAACCATGACAATACGGTTTTGGCTTCTTCGGTTAAAGAAGTTGTTGCTGGGGAGAAGGCTGAGAAATACCCATGGCTTAGTGATGTCGCGAAACGAACCGTGGGCGTAAAGGAAGTAGTCTATGACGGGTTTATGGGTGACAAAGAGAAGCTTTTCTTCTCTCACCAAATCAACATCGCGGGCAACAGTTGGTACTTTGTTATTGGGCTAGAAAAAAGTGTCGTATTTGCTGATTTAGCCGCTGCTCGCCAAAGTGCAATCGTCACTGCAGCGATTGCGACGATCATTAGTGTGGTTTTATCTCTGTTGATAATGAATGTTCTCTATCGCCCAATCCTGATTCTCAAAGAGACCATTGTTAGCCTAAGCCAAGGGGATGGAGATTTAACGCAACGCATTGAAGTGAAGACCAATGACGATCTTGGACAGATTTCCGAGGGGGTCAATGCCTTTATTAACAACTTACAAAGCATGATGTTAGAAATTCGAGAGGTCACGGATCACCTGAATGAAAACGTTGATCGAATGAAAGATCAAAGCCAGCGTAATAGCGTCATTCTTCAAAACCATGTGCAAGAAACCGAGCAAGTCGTGACGGCAATTGAAGAGATGAACTCAACCGCAGAATCAATGGCGACGGATGCAGCAAACACTGCTCAGCTCACGCATAAAGCAAGTGAAGCGAGTGCGACATCAAAGAATACCGTCACACTGGCGCAAAACAATGTTCAGGACTTGGTTGATGATGTCAGTACGGCTTCTGAAAATGTAAATAACATGGCATCAGAAACCGATGGAATTAACACAATATTGGGCGTGATTGGTGATATCGCAGAGCAAACCAACTTGTTAGCGCTAAACGCTGCAATAGAGGCTGCCCGTGCAGGTGAGCAAGGTCGAGGCTTTGCGGTTGTTGCTGATGAGGTACGTAACCTAGCGAGCCGCACTAAAACCAGTACTGAAGAAATTGAAGCGGCGCTAGGAAGTCTGCTACGTGGTAGCCAGTCTGTTGTAGATTCGATGGACTCGACCAAACAGAAATGTGCACAAACTGCTGAAGGTGCAGGTGAGGTAGCAGAGAGCTTAGATGTAATGACTCAATTCGTTACCGATATCAATGACTTGAGCACTCAAATTGCAACGGCGGCTGAAGAGCAAAGTAGCGTGACTCAAGAGTTGAGCCGCAATATGTCAGCGATTAATGACATAGTTGGTGAGTTGGACAGTAATGGCCAACAGGCTCTTGAGGAAGCTCAGAATATCTCTGATATGAACCAGAAATTAACTGGAATAGTGGGTCGATTTAAACTCGATTAA
- a CDS encoding helix-turn-helix domain-containing protein, with protein MQDNYQDRIIALLKERGENNASLAQGIGKGKATIGRYLSKSSNRTYPSLEELSDIARFLEVEPHWLCFGIGDKSTDKETINLLSDSEAATINIYKRTDVHKHLTTADATPVDTMPVAKEYADCFGVIYPVTGAMSRNWSCYALITKEKEWANDDIVLARIGNNPTPDFFTLVKIADKVHVWYGEDTDRNPINTIDESEIEVIGVVRWGVWARR; from the coding sequence ATGCAAGATAATTACCAAGACAGAATCATTGCTCTTTTGAAAGAGCGTGGAGAGAACAACGCGTCACTGGCACAAGGCATAGGTAAAGGTAAGGCAACAATTGGTCGCTATCTATCAAAATCAAGTAACCGCACCTATCCAAGTCTAGAAGAACTTTCTGATATCGCTCGCTTTCTTGAAGTCGAACCACACTGGCTATGCTTTGGTATAGGTGACAAATCAACAGATAAAGAAACAATCAACCTGTTATCTGATTCAGAAGCAGCGACCATCAATATCTATAAGCGTACAGATGTGCATAAACATCTAACTACCGCAGACGCGACTCCTGTAGACACAATGCCTGTCGCAAAAGAATATGCCGATTGCTTCGGTGTCATCTACCCAGTAACAGGCGCTATGTCCAGAAATTGGAGCTGCTATGCTCTTATCACTAAAGAGAAAGAGTGGGCGAACGATGATATTGTCCTCGCGCGTATCGGTAATAACCCGACTCCAGACTTTTTCACCTTGGTTAAGATCGCTGACAAAGTTCACGTATGGTACGGTGAAGATACAGATCGCAACCCTATCAATACGATTGACGAAAGTGAAATTGAAGTTATTGGTGTGGTTCGTTGGGGTGTTTGGGCGCGTCGTTAA
- a CDS encoding cation transporter gives MKDQIAQTEKRALKLGIAANLVMAFSGWAAYNLSGSEALLLDGNMSFILFLTAIVALKITQIKSLRSETYPFGLYVTEALYSLMKGLLLLGVVISAIVSNGSKIVSYLNGAQLTTIKTGVIVYYAIAMVAICWGLSAFYYFQNKKIANSSSMLKVDQKSSLIDGVLSASTGAILVVIGYVQVGSQFDFLLYIGDALLVLILALLMIGQPIGIIREAFVELAGGKLQNEQQHQEISTLVTDHFANQEIEKLNISKTGSSYLVVIGVSLQQLQQHDEALWREQKTKLTQVLSSKYPFVDVEVVVI, from the coding sequence ATGAAAGATCAAATTGCTCAAACAGAGAAGCGCGCATTAAAGCTAGGAATAGCAGCGAACTTGGTGATGGCGTTTTCGGGTTGGGCAGCCTACAACTTGTCAGGCTCAGAGGCTTTGCTACTTGATGGCAATATGTCTTTTATTCTATTTCTGACGGCTATTGTGGCGTTAAAAATTACCCAAATAAAATCGTTACGTAGTGAAACCTATCCGTTTGGTTTATACGTAACAGAGGCGTTATATAGCCTAATGAAAGGCTTGTTGCTGCTAGGCGTTGTTATATCGGCAATCGTCAGTAACGGCTCAAAAATTGTCAGCTACTTAAATGGAGCGCAATTAACAACAATTAAAACCGGTGTGATTGTCTATTATGCGATTGCGATGGTGGCGATTTGTTGGGGGTTATCTGCGTTTTATTACTTTCAGAATAAGAAGATTGCTAACAGCAGCTCGATGCTTAAGGTCGATCAAAAATCTTCACTGATCGATGGCGTACTTTCTGCTTCGACCGGCGCTATTTTGGTTGTTATTGGCTACGTTCAAGTTGGCAGCCAGTTTGACTTCCTTCTTTATATTGGCGATGCGCTATTGGTTTTGATTTTGGCGTTACTGATGATTGGTCAGCCAATTGGCATTATTCGTGAGGCGTTTGTTGAACTTGCGGGTGGAAAACTGCAAAACGAACAGCAGCATCAAGAGATTTCAACTTTAGTGACAGATCATTTTGCTAATCAAGAAATAGAAAAGCTCAATATCAGCAAAACAGGATCTAGCTATCTGGTCGTGATTGGTGTGTCTTTGCAGCAGTTGCAGCAACACGATGAGGCATTATGGCGAGAGCAAAAAACGAAACTTACTCAAGTGCTGAGTAGTAAATATCCTTTTGTTGACGTAGAGGTGGTCGTTATCTAA
- a CDS encoding MFS transporter, with product MNLLAKSRTLPYLSGRFFDGISSGLFMMALPWVMLESENMGTFVALIALACTATSFVLTPFFSTLIDRHSRKSLLVLVQLIQSATAMVVFFAYWLSDGSHWLLAAAQLVFWVTSNLAWTTNNAFTQENYDLHEYASISGKQEIVMQGTTLGAGALGVILLQAWGMLEFAAFAASASGIATLSYIVTPYRRKLRSSHKVPFLEQMKESKNIFAKQPRFYAFIMLSCLSYPILTFLGKLVPIWFAENEVSGDWYAGYNITFGLGSLLTGVLLSKLLSLTSHQTTMQYSMAVVALTLVGMSLSQHPGYILLFTLFFGFFNALNRIARTNWMHHTIEVNQRGRVDGGLAMFSTSVQSISYVVIAALAHYGTTQYGFMLAAAVMFVAVGVMIRLNQNDSLKPLLAS from the coding sequence ATGAACCTACTCGCAAAAAGCAGAACCTTACCTTATCTTTCCGGACGCTTTTTTGATGGTATTTCATCTGGCTTGTTTATGATGGCCCTGCCTTGGGTGATGCTTGAATCAGAAAACATGGGCACCTTTGTCGCCCTAATCGCACTCGCCTGTACCGCAACCTCGTTTGTCCTTACCCCGTTTTTCTCTACTTTGATCGACAGACACTCGCGCAAATCACTACTGGTTTTAGTCCAATTGATTCAGTCCGCAACTGCTATGGTTGTCTTCTTTGCTTATTGGCTGTCTGACGGATCACATTGGTTACTTGCCGCAGCACAACTTGTTTTCTGGGTAACAAGTAATTTAGCTTGGACAACTAATAATGCGTTCACTCAAGAAAACTACGATCTGCATGAATACGCGTCTATCTCAGGCAAGCAGGAGATCGTTATGCAAGGCACAACTCTTGGTGCGGGTGCATTGGGCGTCATATTACTGCAAGCATGGGGAATGCTAGAGTTCGCAGCTTTTGCGGCAAGCGCTTCGGGCATCGCAACGCTTAGTTATATCGTAACGCCCTACCGTAGAAAATTACGTAGCTCACACAAGGTTCCGTTTCTTGAGCAGATGAAAGAGAGTAAGAATATTTTCGCTAAGCAACCACGCTTCTATGCTTTTATTATGCTCTCTTGCCTTTCCTATCCGATACTGACCTTTTTGGGTAAATTGGTTCCGATTTGGTTTGCAGAAAATGAGGTCTCTGGTGATTGGTATGCAGGCTATAACATTACTTTTGGTTTAGGTTCACTGCTCACTGGTGTATTACTTAGCAAGCTGCTGTCATTAACCTCGCACCAAACAACCATGCAGTATTCTATGGCAGTTGTGGCACTTACCCTAGTCGGTATGAGTCTCTCGCAACATCCTGGCTATATCTTGCTATTTACTCTGTTTTTTGGCTTCTTTAACGCATTAAATCGCATCGCACGTACCAATTGGATGCATCACACTATTGAAGTGAATCAACGTGGTCGAGTAGATGGAGGGCTAGCCATGTTCTCAACTTCGGTGCAAAGCATCAGCTATGTTGTGATCGCAGCTCTGGCTCACTACGGCACAACTCAATATGGGTTTATGCTGGCTGCCGCCGTTATGTTTGTTGCCGTCGGTGTGATGATTCGACTCAATCAAAACGACTCGTTGAAGCCACTATTAGCCTCTTAA
- the soxR gene encoding redox-sensitive transcriptional activator SoxR, whose translation MEMSVGEVAKRAGVKVSALHFYEQKGLIHSWRNQGNQRRYHRSVLRRIAVIKAAQEVGLTLEEIVHSLDQLPKHQAPNRQQWDRMASGWKEMLEHRILQLKALQDDLGGCIGCGCLSMESCVIYNPQDIRAETFKGKTLLTNPEEWSQGESESE comes from the coding sequence ATGGAAATGAGCGTAGGGGAAGTCGCAAAGCGTGCCGGAGTAAAAGTATCAGCACTGCATTTCTACGAACAAAAAGGTTTGATTCATAGTTGGCGCAATCAAGGCAACCAACGGCGCTATCATCGTAGTGTACTGAGAAGGATCGCAGTGATTAAAGCAGCACAGGAAGTCGGTTTAACGCTAGAGGAAATAGTTCACTCTCTTGATCAATTACCTAAGCATCAAGCACCAAATAGGCAGCAATGGGATCGCATGGCCTCAGGGTGGAAAGAGATGCTTGAGCACAGAATTTTGCAACTAAAAGCACTTCAAGATGATCTAGGGGGCTGCATTGGCTGCGGTTGTCTCTCGATGGAGTCTTGCGTGATTTACAATCCGCAAGACATTCGCGCAGAAACATTCAAAGGCAAAACTTTGCTGACCAATCCAGAGGAATGGTCACAGGGAGAGAGCGAATCCGAGTAG
- a CDS encoding AEC family transporter, with protein sequence MFQQVVGILFPVFALVAVGYSVGRWLKPDFKPINRINMDAFTPALVFSSLVAMPLDTQQVPLLTASLVAVLLPGLVMIPVCKLSKLRYKAWAPPHMFRNSGNLAIPLFTYTFGDTALASAVLLFVVSACIHISLGLALLSEGNPFKQIIKMPIFLAASAALILNLSGIGVWSPLYEATVLLGQAAVPVMLLSLGAQMCNMRMSGLKVGLLCTLQSLFTGAIAFAVIYFFIPLPTMQLQMMVLFTMLPPAVMNYLFAERFQIEPTKVASMVLFGNFFSILTLPLLLGFALSL encoded by the coding sequence ATGTTTCAGCAAGTCGTAGGCATACTTTTTCCAGTTTTTGCATTAGTGGCTGTGGGCTACTCTGTTGGGCGTTGGTTAAAACCCGACTTCAAGCCGATCAATCGCATTAACATGGATGCCTTTACCCCTGCCCTAGTCTTCTCTTCACTGGTTGCGATGCCGCTAGATACTCAGCAAGTGCCTTTGCTCACTGCATCCCTCGTTGCTGTGCTGCTACCGGGACTGGTAATGATTCCAGTATGTAAGCTGTCTAAGCTGAGGTACAAAGCTTGGGCTCCACCACATATGTTTCGTAATAGTGGTAATTTGGCAATTCCACTATTCACTTACACGTTTGGGGATACTGCTCTCGCTTCTGCGGTCTTACTGTTTGTGGTTTCTGCCTGTATCCACATTAGCCTTGGTTTGGCGCTGCTCAGTGAAGGGAATCCGTTCAAACAGATCATCAAAATGCCGATCTTTCTTGCCGCAAGCGCAGCGCTTATCCTCAATTTATCTGGTATTGGTGTCTGGTCACCATTGTATGAAGCAACTGTTTTGCTCGGGCAAGCGGCTGTGCCAGTGATGCTGCTCTCTTTAGGGGCTCAAATGTGTAATATGAGGATGAGTGGCCTTAAGGTTGGTCTGCTTTGCACATTGCAATCTCTGTTTACTGGTGCGATTGCTTTCGCCGTTATTTACTTCTTTATTCCGTTGCCAACGATGCAATTACAGATGATGGTACTTTTCACCATGCTGCCACCTGCCGTGATGAACTACTTATTCGCTGAACGCTTTCAAATAGAGCCCACCAAGGTGGCTTCAATGGTTCTGTTTGGCAACTTCTTTAGTATTTTAACCCTGCCGTTACTACTCGGATTCGCTCTCTCCCTGTGA
- a CDS encoding fasciclin domain-containing protein, which produces MFKYSLIISTALIALFTFVLPAQAHEHGMKKADIVDIAVENGSFNTLVAAVKAADLVTVLKGKGPFTVFAPTDEAFAKLPEGTVESLLKPENKDKLVAVLTYHVVPGKVMAADVVNLEKATTVQGQDITIKTMNNKVMVDNANVVATDVVASNGVIHVIDQVTLPK; this is translated from the coding sequence ATGTTCAAATATTCGCTAATTATTTCGACCGCTCTTATCGCTCTTTTTACATTTGTGCTCCCTGCTCAGGCGCATGAACACGGTATGAAGAAAGCCGATATCGTAGACATAGCGGTTGAAAACGGCTCATTTAATACGTTGGTTGCTGCTGTTAAAGCTGCCGATCTTGTTACCGTGCTAAAAGGTAAAGGGCCTTTTACTGTGTTTGCTCCAACGGATGAGGCGTTTGCTAAGCTGCCCGAAGGGACTGTCGAATCTCTGCTAAAACCGGAAAACAAAGATAAACTCGTTGCAGTACTCACTTATCATGTAGTGCCAGGAAAAGTTATGGCAGCTGATGTCGTAAATCTCGAAAAAGCAACGACGGTGCAAGGTCAAGACATCACGATTAAAACAATGAATAACAAGGTAATGGTAGATAACGCCAATGTTGTTGCGACAGATGTGGTAGCGAGCAATGGTGTGATTCACGTTATTGACCAAGTGACTCTACCCAAGTAG
- a CDS encoding flavin reductase family protein, translating into MREELHITRKQFSLMEARYRAKLVNSLTGFKSANLIGTIDDMGNENLAIVSSVFHVGSNPPLIGFISRPNSVARHTLENILTTEVFTINSVEADIAAIAHQTSARYDKQESEFEAVGLTPFFEDGFRAPYVFESSLKIGLKLTEHHVIEANNTVLVVGEIEQCRFPQTAIQPDGYVDAESMDIVAISGLDSYHVTQRLYRLDYAKPGKSLNPLSLSGQITQWITNKAELD; encoded by the coding sequence ATGAGAGAAGAGCTGCATATTACTCGCAAACAGTTTTCCCTTATGGAAGCGAGATATCGAGCAAAGCTAGTCAACAGCTTAACAGGTTTTAAAAGTGCCAATTTGATTGGAACTATTGATGACATGGGGAACGAAAACTTGGCGATTGTCAGTTCCGTATTTCATGTCGGCTCTAACCCACCTTTGATTGGTTTTATTAGTCGACCTAACTCGGTTGCGAGGCATACGTTAGAAAACATTTTAACAACTGAAGTTTTTACTATTAACTCAGTCGAAGCAGATATTGCCGCCATCGCACATCAAACTTCTGCTCGTTACGACAAGCAAGAATCAGAGTTTGAAGCAGTAGGGCTCACGCCATTTTTTGAAGATGGGTTTAGAGCCCCTTATGTATTTGAAAGCAGTTTGAAAATTGGCCTTAAGTTGACAGAGCATCACGTGATAGAAGCCAATAATACGGTATTAGTAGTTGGTGAAATTGAACAATGTCGATTTCCACAAACTGCGATTCAGCCAGACGGCTACGTCGATGCAGAGTCAATGGACATTGTGGCGATTAGCGGATTAGACAGTTACCATGTCACGCAAAGGCTTTATCGTCTCGACTATGCCAAGCCCGGTAAAAGTTTAAACCCGTTGTCGCTTTCTGGTCAGATAACACAATGGATCACTAACAAAGCTGAATTAGACTGA
- a CDS encoding peptide-methionine (S)-S-oxide reductase has translation MILLEEIYIAGGCLWGVQEFMKHLPGVVSTEAGRANGTTNTTSSEYDGYAECVRTQFDSDKVSVEQLMDYLFEIIDPYSVNQQGEDVGEKYRTGFYSQNNAHLIAAKNYIANRPDSEKIAVEVKLLTNYVKSDEEHQDRLTRFPNDYCHIPIDLLRKYRKL, from the coding sequence ATGATTTTGCTAGAAGAGATATACATTGCTGGCGGCTGCTTATGGGGCGTTCAAGAGTTTATGAAACACTTGCCCGGCGTGGTGAGCACCGAAGCAGGGCGAGCCAACGGCACCACAAATACAACATCAAGCGAGTATGACGGTTATGCAGAATGCGTCCGCACCCAATTTGATTCCGATAAGGTTTCTGTCGAACAGTTAATGGATTATCTTTTCGAAATAATTGACCCTTACAGTGTCAATCAGCAAGGAGAAGACGTTGGAGAAAAGTACCGCACGGGATTCTACAGCCAAAACAACGCTCATCTGATTGCGGCTAAGAACTATATTGCCAATCGACCAGACAGCGAAAAAATTGCTGTTGAGGTCAAACTACTGACCAATTACGTTAAAAGCGATGAAGAGCACCAAGATAGATTGACGCGCTTTCCCAATGACTACTGTCATATACCAATCGATCTTCTTAGAAAATATAGAAAGCTCTAA
- a CDS encoding Qnr family pentapeptide repeat protein — translation MITSDAIFEFEDFSHQDLQNSLFERCQFIKCTFDRADLREAKFVDCRFIEPQALESCSFQHANLKDASFSNCMLAMCQFTGADCFGIELRKCDLKGANFQRANFANHISHKAYFCSAFITGCNLIYANFERALLEKCELFENRWNGANLFGASFLGSDLSSGEFSAEQWGTFNMEQCDLTHVDLEGLNLRRVSMTGVKICDWQQAQLLEPFGLMVI, via the coding sequence ATGATTACAAGCGACGCAATTTTTGAATTTGAAGACTTTAGTCACCAAGACTTACAAAACAGCCTTTTTGAGCGATGTCAGTTTATTAAATGTACCTTTGACAGAGCTGATTTGCGCGAAGCTAAGTTTGTCGACTGTCGTTTCATTGAACCACAGGCTTTGGAGTCTTGCAGCTTTCAGCATGCCAACTTAAAAGACGCGAGTTTTTCCAACTGTATGCTCGCCATGTGCCAGTTTACAGGCGCTGACTGCTTTGGAATTGAGCTACGTAAATGTGATTTGAAAGGTGCAAACTTCCAACGCGCTAACTTTGCCAATCATATTAGCCACAAAGCCTATTTCTGTTCCGCCTTCATTACAGGGTGTAATTTGATTTATGCCAATTTCGAAAGGGCATTGCTAGAGAAATGTGAACTGTTTGAGAATCGTTGGAATGGCGCCAACCTATTTGGTGCCAGTTTCCTTGGGTCAGATTTATCCAGTGGCGAGTTTAGCGCAGAACAGTGGGGGACTTTCAACATGGAACAGTGTGACTTAACCCACGTTGATTTAGAGGGGCTTAACTTACGTAGAGTGTCGATGACAGGAGTAAAAATTTGCGATTGGCAACAGGCTCAATTACTTGAGCCATTTGGCTTGATGGTGATTTAA
- a CDS encoding nickel/cobalt transporter, giving the protein MNKTKIIYVSLALASIYLLVTYWPVIMVKAIQWQRILNHELAELIYDIEENKQGAMLWFIGVSFCYGILHSLGAGHGKVLVSSYLITNRGTVSKAMFITVTTAMLQACVAIVIVEFMLAMFSATMREVHSAIASAIRISYFCVVCLGVVLMVKAASKAPLFVNKHGLYGIIAAVGLRPCTGAVMILLFSNMVGLRGVGIISAIMMAIGTAITTSIIACLAVKGKDSIAELIPSKHPFKAIQLIGGAFVALFGYLLLTTEQYATFIQI; this is encoded by the coding sequence ATGAATAAAACTAAAATTATATACGTCAGCTTAGCCCTAGCCTCTATTTATCTATTGGTCACTTACTGGCCTGTGATTATGGTCAAAGCGATTCAATGGCAACGCATCTTAAATCATGAACTCGCTGAACTTATTTATGATATTGAGGAAAACAAGCAAGGTGCCATGCTGTGGTTTATCGGTGTCAGCTTCTGCTATGGAATACTGCATTCACTAGGTGCTGGACACGGCAAGGTTTTAGTTAGCTCCTACCTTATTACCAATCGTGGCACCGTTTCAAAAGCAATGTTCATAACGGTCACGACAGCTATGCTGCAAGCTTGTGTCGCGATTGTTATTGTCGAGTTTATGTTGGCAATGTTCTCCGCCACCATGCGTGAAGTGCATAGTGCAATTGCATCGGCGATTCGAATTAGCTATTTCTGTGTTGTTTGCCTTGGCGTGGTCCTTATGGTTAAGGCCGCTTCCAAAGCACCACTTTTTGTAAACAAACATGGTCTATATGGCATTATTGCGGCAGTGGGCTTGAGGCCATGTACTGGTGCAGTGATGATCTTGCTGTTCTCGAACATGGTGGGGCTACGCGGAGTCGGTATCATTAGTGCAATTATGATGGCAATCGGCACTGCGATTACCACCAGTATTATCGCTTGCCTCGCGGTTAAAGGTAAAGATTCCATAGCTGAACTGATCCCTTCAAAGCACCCTTTTAAAGCGATCCAGCTTATCGGTGGAGCCTTCGTCGCCCTTTTCGGCTATTTGCTGCTCACGACCGAGCAGTACGCCACCTTTATTCAGATTTAA
- a CDS encoding DUF1007 family protein, whose amino-acid sequence MKNAALLLLIYCAQAVAHPHSWVEMNTYIQGNQHEITGLYMVWEFDAMTTAYMLDGEDRSDPNMLKQLAHSIAENMLSSHYFTYFYQGEKPIKYRKAIDPELTLKRGKATLRFDLPLAKPLPLDSDELKLLIFDPTYYVDMSWNSVDAIHLDANMKCQIKLEKPDPTPEQMAYAMALPIDADPDDALGQLFTQTVYLDCQTNE is encoded by the coding sequence ATGAAAAATGCAGCCCTTTTATTGCTGATTTACTGTGCTCAAGCTGTTGCTCACCCACATTCTTGGGTAGAGATGAATACCTATATTCAAGGCAACCAACACGAGATAACTGGCCTATATATGGTGTGGGAGTTCGATGCCATGACCACCGCCTATATGCTCGATGGTGAAGATCGCTCTGATCCAAACATGCTCAAACAGCTAGCTCACTCTATCGCAGAGAATATGTTAAGCAGCCACTATTTTACCTACTTCTACCAAGGTGAAAAACCTATTAAATATCGTAAAGCGATTGATCCCGAACTCACCTTAAAACGAGGCAAAGCCACACTAAGATTTGATTTGCCGTTAGCTAAACCATTACCCCTTGATAGTGACGAGCTAAAACTGCTGATTTTTGATCCGACTTATTACGTGGATATGAGCTGGAATAGTGTTGATGCCATTCATTTAGATGCCAATATGAAGTGCCAGATCAAGTTAGAAAAACCTGATCCAACCCCAGAACAAATGGCCTACGCAATGGCACTACCAATTGATGCCGATCCAGATGATGCACTCGGCCAGCTTTTTACACAAACCGTTTATTTAGACTGCCAAACCAATGAATAA